One segment of Choristoneura fumiferana chromosome 26, NRCan_CFum_1, whole genome shotgun sequence DNA contains the following:
- the LOC141442866 gene encoding thioredoxin-related transmembrane protein 2 homolog, with the protein MSYKQDFKQLLKPYYWVNILLSISYVTAKRTGVICSFLFPDVDCELDSRETEILFFLIIVVMLRTRKAGSVTMVNYLSSSFVYTKIANLILWFYADVRYGLPFGALLILSSLVIPEPTYQGPELITYFRGPQTLDEERARHKQTTWLVCLYAAWHPACVNFAPVFAELSASYSLDNLKFGKLDVGRYPEAAAKYRVLDGPTSRQLPTLLLLADGREQARRPQPDHSGKLQKFLFSKDNVRAAFDLDALHQQCKDTLAAAQSSKKTE; encoded by the exons atgtcCTACAAGCAAGATTTCAAACAATTACTGAAGCCCTACTACTGGGTCAACATATTACTGAGCATCTCCTACGTAACAGCGAAGCGTACGGGCGTCATTTGCAGTTTTCTGTTCCCCGATGTGGATTGTGAATTGGACTCTAGAGAGACGGAAATCCTGTTCTTCCTAATTATAGTAGTCATGTTGCGGACTCGGAAGGCCGGGAGCGTAACTATGGTCAATTATTTGTCGTCATCATTCGTTTATACGAAGATTGCGAACTTAATTCTATGGTTTTACGCCGATGTGAG ATACGGTCTTCCCTTCGGCGCCCTCCTCATCCTCAGCTCCCTGGTCATCCCGGAGCCAACGTACCAGGGCCCGGAGCTGATCACCTACTTCCGGGGACCGCAGACGCTAGACGAGGAGCGAGCGCGCCATAAGCAGACCACGTGGCTGGTGTGTCTGTACGCAGCCTGGCACCCTGCTTGTGTGAACTTCGCGCCGGTGTTCGCGGAACTGTCTGCCAGTTACAGCTTGGACAACTTGAAGTTCGGGAAGCTGGATGTTGGCAG GTACCCCGAGGCGGCGGCGAAGTACCGCGTGCTGGACGGGCCCACCAGCCGGCAGCTGCCGAcgctgctgctgctggctgACGGCAGGGAGCAGGCCAGGAGGCCGCAGCCAGACCACAGCGGGAAACTGCAGAA GTTCCTTTTCTCAAAAGACAACGTGAGAGCTGCCTTCGACCTTGACGCTCTGCACCAGCAGTGCAAGGACACGCTCGCCGCGGCTCAGAGCAGCAAGAAGACCGAGTAG